One Nitrospinota bacterium DNA window includes the following coding sequences:
- a CDS encoding tetratricopeptide repeat protein has protein sequence MDTPIKISGIYYERKILQMGTAGTHKVSTDHHDLHYFAKDNAKGEVDICYLKPDGSPSPIVAESITREEFAVRFKACGTHECDLRKKTPEEKKAAAVEEKVRKGEEHLEKKEYNSATFEFGQALKVDDKRLDAHLGKGQAHLALGEVDKAKEHFEKMASIDTLYSEDNKHTLNDLGITLRRSGMFEEAIRNYRKAAAMDPADEALHFNMGRAYKEWGKTAEAREALQKALAIKPDFKEALDLLKAL, from the coding sequence ATGGACACACCAATAAAAATCAGCGGCATTTATTACGAACGGAAGATACTCCAGATGGGAACCGCCGGCACGCACAAGGTGTCGACCGACCATCATGACCTGCATTACTTCGCTAAAGACAACGCCAAAGGCGAAGTGGACATCTGCTATCTCAAGCCGGACGGCTCCCCCTCGCCCATAGTGGCCGAATCGATCACGCGGGAAGAATTCGCCGTCCGCTTCAAGGCTTGCGGCACGCACGAGTGCGATCTCCGCAAAAAGACCCCGGAAGAAAAGAAGGCGGCGGCAGTGGAAGAAAAAGTGCGGAAGGGGGAAGAGCACCTGGAAAAGAAGGAGTACAACTCCGCCACCTTCGAATTTGGCCAGGCGCTCAAGGTGGACGACAAACGTCTGGACGCCCATCTCGGGAAAGGGCAGGCCCACTTGGCGCTGGGCGAGGTGGACAAGGCAAAAGAGCATTTCGAGAAAATGGCTTCCATCGACACCCTCTACAGCGAGGATAACAAGCACACCCTGAACGATCTGGGGATAACGCTGCGCCGAAGCGGCATGTTCGAGGAAGCGATCCGCAATTACCGGAAGGCGGCGGCGATGGATCCCGCCGACGAGGCGCTCCACTTCAATATGGGCCGCGCCTACAAGGAGTGGGGGAAGACCGCCGAAGCGCGGGAGGCCTTGCAAAAGGCGCTGGCGATAAAACCGGATTTCAAGGAAGCGCTGGATCTTCTTAAGGCGCTGTAA
- a CDS encoding response regulator — MRVLVIDDFATMRKIEKNILGQLGIKNVDEADDGSTALPKLKANKYDVVLLDWNMPNMTGLELLKAMRAEDSLKTLPVIMVTAEALKDNVVAAAQAGVNDYVVKPFTAGTLEEKLKKVLKLT; from the coding sequence ATGCGGGTGCTGGTGATTGACGATTTCGCGACCATGCGTAAAATAGAAAAAAACATCCTGGGCCAACTCGGCATTAAAAACGTGGACGAAGCCGACGACGGGTCCACCGCGTTGCCGAAGCTGAAAGCCAACAAATACGACGTGGTGCTGCTGGACTGGAACATGCCGAACATGACCGGCCTCGAGCTGCTCAAGGCCATGCGCGCCGAAGATTCGCTCAAAACCCTCCCGGTGATCATGGTCACCGCCGAGGCGCTGAAGGACAACGTGGTTGCCGCCGCGCAGGCCGGAGTTAACGACTACGTGGTGAAGCCCTTCACCGCCGGTACGCTGGAAGAGAAACTGAAAAAAGTCCTCAAGCTGACCTGA
- a CDS encoding cytochrome c yields the protein MTRNVKTFALLLVLSLAAAAYAADGSEGKSLFQGEKYRCYSCHGKNGEGASAPGFKGVGKKYSQSEMMKRAAHNCPPTGACNPKELEAIISYLRTI from the coding sequence ATGACCCGGAACGTGAAGACCTTTGCGTTGTTGCTTGTTTTGAGTCTTGCCGCCGCCGCGTATGCCGCGGATGGTTCCGAGGGGAAATCGCTCTTCCAGGGGGAAAAATACCGCTGCTACTCCTGCCACGGCAAAAACGGCGAAGGAGCCAGCGCCCCGGGATTCAAGGGGGTGGGTAAAAAGTATTCGCAAAGCGAAATGATGAAAAGGGCGGCGCACAACTGCCCCCCCACCGGCGCATGCAACCCGAAAGAACTGGAAGCCATCATCTCTTATTTACGGACGATATAG